The Paenibacillus beijingensis nucleotide sequence GGCGGAACGGCCTGGGTCGTAAGCTGGCCGCCGATCCAATCCGTCTCTTCCGTCATGACGACCCGCATCCCTGCTTTGGCCGCCGCGAGCGCTGCCGCAGTACCGCCGAGCCCGCCGCCGATCACGAGAATATCGGCCGTTACATCCTGTTCCTTTTCGCTGGTCATCTGTCCTCTCCTCGCCTTGATTCTGATATTCCCTCGCTCGTTCTATCGATTGCCCAAACGTACGCGTTATCCCAACCGTACGCGTTAGTTTGTAACTTCAGACTCATCTGCGCTCGTGCGCCGCTTGGCTGCGGAAGTGAATCGCCGGGTAATGAGCTGCGGGCGCGTAATGGCCGAGCCGACGACGACCGAGTGGGCTCCCATTGCGAGCAGCAGCGCCACCTGCTGCGGTTCGCTTATTCTGCCTTCGGCAAATAAAGGGACGTTCAGCACGCCGGCAGCCTGCTCCACAAGACGAAAGTCAGGGCCGCCGTTCTGCCTCGAATACGGCGTATAGCCCGAAAGCGTCGTGGAAACGCAGTCCACACCGAGCTGCTGGGCATAAAGCGCTTCTTCCATCGTTGAGACATCCGCCATTGCGAGCGCACCTCTCGCCTTCATATAGCCGACGAGATTCTCCAGAGTGCACCCGTTCGGCCGGTTCCGTCTCGTCGCGTCAAAAGCGATCATGTCCGCCCCCGCCTCTATCAGCTCATCCACTTCTTTTGTCGTAGGGGTGATATAGACATCGAATCCGTCATAATTTCGTTTGACGATCCCGATTACGGGCAGCGAAACCGCCTGCTTAATGCTCCGTACATCCTCTTTCGTATTGGCCCGTATTGCGACAGCTCCTCCTTCCTCCGCCGCCTTCGCCATCCGCGCCATTATTTCCGAACCGTGCAAGGGCTCATCCGGCAGTGCTTGGCACGAAACGACAACCCCGTGCCGTACCTTTTCAAAAAGATTCATTGCTGTCATCCCCTTGCGTGATTGTTTTCCGCTGCTGCGGCTCCTTTCCCTTCAGAGAACGGTCCGGGGTCCGCTTCGGGGGCCGCCCCTTCCGCTGCGCCTCTCTGCCCAGCTCCGCCGGAGACGCTGGCTTTCACGACCGCTTGCACTGTCAGTCCCGTTTCGAACATGCGGCTCCAAGGCATATAGCAGTCCGTAATCCGGACCGTAATCTCATCCGTGTCGATATGAGCCTCCGCGAAACGCTCCAGGCTCTCCAGCACCATTTCCGCCACCTTACCCCGCTGGCCGTCCACGCCGAAATAGTTGTAGCCCAGTTCCTTAACCGGTCCGTTTGCGAGCTTGCGGCGGACGGCCGAGCAGTACCCGAAATCTTCCGTGAACCGCAGCGCCAAAAAATCCAAATGCCCCGCCGTCCGGCCATAAATGGCGTAAATCATCAGCTGCGCAAGCACGGTGCCGAGCGAGTTGGCGCTCGTATTCCAGCCGGCATAACCGGCCAGCTCAAACAAAACTCCTTTTTGCCGCAGCAGCTTGAGCAGCTGCAGGTCGCCCCCGTTCGCATACGCGACATCCGCGACCGCCACCGGCTTGCCGAGCCGCTTCATCGCATAACGGCCGTATTCAACCAGCTCGATGATATTGCGCTGCACCTGGTAACCGACGAGCGGATGCTGCTGCGAAACCGCCTCCATCATCGTTTCGCCGGGCGTGTTGACCAGCAGCACAAGGTCGGCTTCCGCCGCGCTTTGCGCCATTAACCCGCCGGCGGCCAAAATATGATATTTCAGACTCTCTCCGAAAATCCGGTCCTCATACAATGGCGTTACGAACGGCCCCTGTACGCTGGAGAAGCGTGGATAAAGCAAGGGGACCGTGCCGTTCTTCTCATTCAGCATCCGTGCAAGCAGCGTGCAGCCGGCTTCGTCGGCGCCGGGGTACATCAGCGCTTTCAGCTCTACATCAAGCTCAGCGATGCGTGCGCGAACCGCTTGCTGGTCTTTCGCCGTCCAGCCGTAAGGTGCAGAGTCGTCCTGCGGAACGACGAGAAAATCGATCGTTCCGTCCGCAACCAGCTCCAGCGCTGCCTTGTTCGCTTCGACGTTAACGGCCCGGCGGCTCAAATAATCGTCCCGGATGTGATCCGGCAGCTCTGCGCGGATGCTCGAGATTTCCTCCAATTCCTCCGGGAGCGCGACGCCCAGTTCCTCACGCTGGCCGATGTATCCGAGCCGGAACAGCTCGCGCCCCCAGTCGTCATAGTAATCCGGCTCCTCGTCGGCATTGGAATACTGCGGGCATCTCATGATGAGATGCAGCGCATACAGCTTCAGCCGCGGATTGTGCGCTTTCAGCCGCCGCAGCTGCGTGAGAGCCGCCCGGCACTCCTCCGCGCTGCGGCTGTGCAGCCGCGAAGGCACGATGCCGCCGTAGAGCAGCGTGTCGAGCGACACGATCGCTCCGTAAGCGTCCTCGCACTCCGCCTCCAGCCACCGGAACAGTTCCTTTGTGTTTCCGGGCGTTTTTTTGCGGCCCATAAGTTCCATATCCGGGCGCAGCACCGCTGCGTCGGTTCCCCGCGCCAGCAAATGCGGGAATTCGTAATTACAGGGCCGCTCGTCAAGCGGCAGGTAGACGATCTTCCCTCCACCGATTTGGTCCATCTGTGTATGCACCTGTCCTTTCGGGACGCGTTTCATTCGCTTAGGGATTGCTCCTTTTGTCCGAATTGCCCTCTTCCGGTTGTTATCCTTTGACCGCGCCGGAGATGCCTTCCATGTAATATCGCTGCGTGAACAGAAACACAAGGATGATCGGCACGACCGAGATGATCGTCCCCGCCGCTATCCAGCCGAAGTTGTACGAGAACTGGCCGTTCAAGTACGTCAGCGCGGCTGCAAGCGGATACTGCGAAGGATCGTCCAGTACGACGATCGGCCACAGGAAGTTGTTCCAGTAAGCCATAAATTCCAGCAGCGCGACGACCGCAAGGCCGGGCTTCACCATCGGAAGCATCAGCTGCCACCAGATGCGCAGCTCGGAGGCGCCGTCGATTTTGCCGGAATCCCGAATGTCGTCTGGCACGCCCATGAACGTCTGGCGCAGCAGAAAAATATTAAAAACCGATACGGCCGACGGCAGCACGACGCCGATGTAAGTGCCTAGCAGATGGAGCCAGCGCAGCGTCAAGTAGTGGACAACCAGCGCCGTCGAAGACGGGATGATCATCGTTGAAATCAGGATGCCGAATACGAGCCCGCGCCCCCGGAAATGCAGTTTGGCGAGCGGATAGGCGGTCAGAGCGGACAGAATCAGGTTGAGCACGAGACCCATCGCGGTAATGATGAGCGTATTGCCGATATATTTGGGAAAGTTCATGAAATCCCATACTTGCGTGTAATTATCGAGCTTGACGAACGTTGGAAAAATGGCCGGCGGGTACGAAAAAACGTTTTTTCCCGGCATAAGCGACACGCTGAGCAGCCACAGAAACGGTCCCGTCATGAACAGCGCGAGCAGGGCGAGCAGCGCATAGCCGACGATGTAACTGAGCGTTTTGCCCGCTGTCCGGGTTCGCTTCGCGCCGCGCTCCACTGAACGCTGCAGCGCCGGCTGAGTGATTGCGGTCTTATTCATCAGTACGGATTGACACCGCCTTTCTGATTGACCTTGAACATCACGATGCTCAGCAGACCGATGATGACGCTGACGACAAGGCCAAGCGCCGACGCATAACCGAAATTAAACTGCATAATGCCCTGCTGATAGATATAGAGGCTGGAAGTGAGCGTCGACGTTCCCGGACCGCCTTTGGTCAATACGAACATTTCGTCGAATACGCGGATGGCCGCCATCAGCGAAATCAGGCTGCAAAAAAACACGTACGGACGCAGCAGCGGGATCGTAATGCGGGCAATGACCTGCAGACGCGTGGCGCCGTCGACAACAGCCGCTTCGTAGAGATCGCCCGGAATCGCCTGCAGCCCGGCCAGATAAAGCATCATATAATAGCCGAGCCCTTTCCACATCGTAATGAACATAAGCACGTACAGCGCCGTTTTGCTGCTGGACAGCCACCCAACCTTGGAATGAATGATTCCGAGCTCCATGAGCACATAATTGACGACCCCGTTGCTGCTCAGAAGCCAGTTCCATATAAGCGCCACCGCCACCATCGAAGTGACGACGGGAATGTAGAAGGCGGTCCGGAAGCCTTTGATGCCCGGCAGCTTGCTGTTTACAAGGATCGCCATCAAGATGGAAATAATCTGGATAAACGGGACGATGATGATATACAGCATCGAATTCCAAAGCGAGATCAGAAAGCTGCGGTCGC carries:
- a CDS encoding N-acetylmannosamine-6-phosphate 2-epimerase, translated to MTAMNLFEKVRHGVVVSCQALPDEPLHGSEIMARMAKAAEEGGAVAIRANTKEDVRSIKQAVSLPVIGIVKRNYDGFDVYITPTTKEVDELIEAGADMIAFDATRRNRPNGCTLENLVGYMKARGALAMADVSTMEEALYAQQLGVDCVSTTLSGYTPYSRQNGGPDFRLVEQAAGVLNVPLFAEGRISEPQQVALLLAMGAHSVVVGSAITRPQLITRRFTSAAKRRTSADESEVTN
- a CDS encoding DUF4127 family protein produces the protein MDQIGGGKIVYLPLDERPCNYEFPHLLARGTDAAVLRPDMELMGRKKTPGNTKELFRWLEAECEDAYGAIVSLDTLLYGGIVPSRLHSRSAEECRAALTQLRRLKAHNPRLKLYALHLIMRCPQYSNADEEPDYYDDWGRELFRLGYIGQREELGVALPEELEEISSIRAELPDHIRDDYLSRRAVNVEANKAALELVADGTIDFLVVPQDDSAPYGWTAKDQQAVRARIAELDVELKALMYPGADEAGCTLLARMLNEKNGTVPLLYPRFSSVQGPFVTPLYEDRIFGESLKYHILAAGGLMAQSAAEADLVLLVNTPGETMMEAVSQQHPLVGYQVQRNIIELVEYGRYAMKRLGKPVAVADVAYANGGDLQLLKLLRQKGVLFELAGYAGWNTSANSLGTVLAQLMIYAIYGRTAGHLDFLALRFTEDFGYCSAVRRKLANGPVKELGYNYFGVDGQRGKVAEMVLESLERFAEAHIDTDEITVRITDCYMPWSRMFETGLTVQAVVKASVSGGAGQRGAAEGAAPEADPGPFSEGKGAAAAENNHARG
- a CDS encoding carbohydrate ABC transporter permease; its protein translation is MNKTAITQPALQRSVERGAKRTRTAGKTLSYIVGYALLALLALFMTGPFLWLLSVSLMPGKNVFSYPPAIFPTFVKLDNYTQVWDFMNFPKYIGNTLIITAMGLVLNLILSALTAYPLAKLHFRGRGLVFGILISTMIIPSSTALVVHYLTLRWLHLLGTYIGVVLPSAVSVFNIFLLRQTFMGVPDDIRDSGKIDGASELRIWWQLMLPMVKPGLAVVALLEFMAYWNNFLWPIVVLDDPSQYPLAAALTYLNGQFSYNFGWIAAGTIISVVPIILVFLFTQRYYMEGISGAVKG
- a CDS encoding carbohydrate ABC transporter permease; the protein is MRVKRLRSDALTAWTFMAPGLLVVGVFVIFPIVYSVPLALTNYSVLGETKFVGFHNFERALGDRSFLISLWNSMLYIIIVPFIQIISILMAILVNSKLPGIKGFRTAFYIPVVTSMVAVALIWNWLLSSNGVVNYVLMELGIIHSKVGWLSSSKTALYVLMFITMWKGLGYYMMLYLAGLQAIPGDLYEAAVVDGATRLQVIARITIPLLRPYVFFCSLISLMAAIRVFDEMFVLTKGGPGTSTLTSSLYIYQQGIMQFNFGYASALGLVVSVIIGLLSIVMFKVNQKGGVNPY